The following proteins come from a genomic window of Pseudomonas sp. MAG733B:
- the znuB gene encoding zinc ABC transporter permease subunit ZnuB — MADFLLYALLAGLALAVVAGPLGSFVVWRRMAYFGDTLSHAALLGVALGFLLDVSPTVAVTVGCLLLAVLLVTLQQRQPLASDTLLGILAPSTLSLGLVVLSFMHEVRIDLMAYLFGDLLAISPTDLAWILGGSAAVLALLVALWRPLLAITVHEELARVEGLPVAGLRMALMLLIAVVIAVAMKIVGVLLITSLLIIPAAAAQRHARSPEQMALGASLLGILAVCGGLALSWFKDTPAGPSIVVTAAALFLLSFVLPRRGV, encoded by the coding sequence ATGGCTGATTTTCTGCTCTACGCCCTGCTTGCAGGTCTGGCTCTGGCAGTCGTTGCTGGGCCGTTGGGCTCTTTCGTGGTCTGGCGGCGCATGGCCTATTTCGGCGACACCCTGTCCCACGCCGCGTTGCTGGGTGTGGCGTTGGGTTTCCTGCTGGATGTCAGCCCGACCGTTGCCGTCACCGTAGGCTGCTTGCTGTTGGCGGTGTTGCTGGTGACCTTGCAACAGCGCCAGCCGCTGGCGTCTGACACGCTTTTGGGAATTCTCGCGCCCAGCACCCTCTCTCTGGGTCTGGTGGTACTAAGCTTCATGCACGAAGTGCGGATTGACCTGATGGCGTATCTGTTCGGCGATCTGCTGGCGATCAGTCCGACCGATCTGGCCTGGATTCTCGGCGGCAGCGCGGCTGTTTTGGCCTTGCTGGTTGCATTGTGGCGGCCTTTGCTGGCGATCACGGTGCATGAAGAGCTGGCCAGGGTCGAAGGTCTGCCCGTGGCAGGATTGCGCATGGCGTTGATGTTGTTGATCGCCGTGGTGATTGCCGTGGCGATGAAAATCGTCGGCGTTTTGCTGATTACTTCGTTGTTGATCATCCCGGCGGCTGCGGCACAACGTCACGCCCGCTCGCCGGAACAGATGGCACTGGGCGCGAGCCTGCTGGGCATACTCGCCGTGTGTGGCGGGCTGGCGCTGTCCTGGTTCAAGGATACTCCGGCCGGACCGTCGATTGTTGTGACGGCTGCTGCACTGTTTTTGCTGAGTTTTGTTCTGCCCCGTCGAGGGGTGTAG
- a CDS encoding PA5502 family lipoprotein, translating into MKSFASRYLLLVAFSLLLGACQSTPPAATEAPDGRATAIAQLEQSLASSELATAEGQLAALQAESPNDQSLEQYQRQLAEAYLLRSQIVLQKGDVNAAATALARARALMPKAPALTGGVNGPIAEARKAELEKAEAALRAAEAMPKAKVIDPTAESTTVALNINDMGKLRRQLDAIATDVVNYQCDVSIQAPRTDDYPWLANLLTKRVKKLDPQFDLNLQRQILRSVPAQMVLSPRKP; encoded by the coding sequence ATGAAGTCGTTCGCCTCCCGTTATCTGCTCCTTGTCGCATTTTCTTTGCTGCTGGGCGCTTGTCAAAGCACGCCACCGGCGGCCACCGAGGCCCCGGATGGTCGGGCCACGGCCATTGCACAGCTTGAGCAAAGCCTGGCCAGCAGCGAACTGGCTACTGCCGAAGGTCAATTGGCCGCATTGCAGGCCGAGTCGCCCAACGATCAATCCCTTGAGCAATACCAACGACAACTGGCCGAAGCCTACTTGTTGCGTAGCCAGATCGTGTTGCAAAAAGGTGATGTGAACGCTGCCGCTACGGCTCTGGCCCGCGCCCGCGCCCTGATGCCGAAGGCACCGGCGCTGACCGGTGGCGTCAACGGTCCAATCGCTGAAGCTCGCAAGGCTGAACTGGAAAAAGCCGAAGCCGCTCTTAGAGCCGCTGAAGCGATGCCAAAAGCCAAAGTCATCGATCCGACGGCTGAAAGCACCACGGTTGCGCTGAATATCAACGATATGGGCAAGTTGCGTCGTCAACTGGATGCCATTGCCACCGATGTGGTGAATTACCAGTGTGATGTGAGTATTCAGGCACCGCGTACAGATGATTATCCGTGGCTGGCTAACTTGCTGACCAAGCGAGTGAAGAAGCTTGATCCGCAGTTTGACTTGAACCTGCAGCGGCAGATTCTGCGCAGCGTACCGGCGCAGATGGTCTTGAGCCCTCGCAAGCCTTAA
- the katE gene encoding catalase HPII: MSTKKPAVTKSALAGTDTLDRNNTNAKLDSLEKFRSDATGQALRTNQGVKVADNQNTLKAGARGPSLLEDFIMREKITHFDHERIPERIVHARGVGAHGYFQSYENHSVLTKAGFLQDPNLKTPVFVRFSTVQGPRGSGDTVRDVRGFAVKFFTEEGNYDLVGNNMPVFFIQDAIKFPDFVHAVKPEPHNEMPTGGSAHDTFWDFVSLQPESAHMVIWAMSDRAIPKSLRSMQGFGVHSFRMINAEGKSRFVKFHWRPTAGVCSLVWDEAQKLAGKDTDYHRRDLWEAIEMGDYPEWELGVQVIEEENEHAFDFDILDPTKLIPEELVPITPLGKMVLNRNPDNFFAETEQVAFCPGHVVPGIDFSNDPLLQGRLFSYTDTQISRLGGPNFHEIPINRPIAPFHSGQRDALHRTVIDKGRASYEPNSIDGGWPKETPPAAQDGGFESYAERIDANKIRQRSESFSDHFSQAQLFFHSMSKHEQEHIISAYSFELGKVEREFIRARQVNEILANIDLELAKRVAQNLGLPAPTAGTVEVPKISLERSPALSQANLLPADIKTRKVAILAANGVDGAAIDAMKKALEAEGAHAKLLGPTSAPVKTADGKMLPVDASMEGLPSVAFDAVFVPGGAASIKALSTDGVALHYLLEAYKHLKAIALHGEAKQLLDVLKLEADAGLIVGTDAKLFKAFFAAIGQHRVWDREAKAKAVPA, encoded by the coding sequence ATGAGCACCAAGAAGCCTGCCGTCACCAAGAGCGCACTGGCCGGGACCGACACCCTGGACCGCAACAACACCAACGCCAAACTCGATAGCCTGGAAAAATTCCGCTCCGACGCCACCGGCCAGGCCTTGCGCACCAATCAAGGCGTGAAGGTGGCCGACAATCAAAACACCTTGAAGGCCGGGGCTCGCGGGCCGTCGCTGCTCGAAGACTTCATCATGCGTGAAAAGATCACGCACTTTGACCATGAGCGCATTCCCGAGCGCATCGTCCACGCGCGTGGCGTTGGTGCCCATGGTTACTTCCAGAGCTATGAGAACCACAGCGTGCTGACCAAGGCAGGTTTCCTCCAAGACCCAAACCTGAAGACACCGGTGTTCGTACGTTTTTCCACGGTGCAAGGCCCTCGCGGGTCAGGCGATACCGTGCGAGACGTCAGAGGTTTCGCGGTGAAGTTCTTCACCGAAGAAGGCAACTACGACCTGGTGGGCAACAACATGCCGGTGTTTTTCATTCAGGACGCCATCAAGTTTCCGGACTTCGTACACGCTGTCAAACCCGAGCCGCACAACGAGATGCCTACCGGTGGTTCAGCCCACGACACCTTTTGGGACTTTGTTTCACTGCAACCGGAATCGGCGCACATGGTCATCTGGGCGATGTCCGACCGGGCCATCCCCAAAAGCCTGCGCAGCATGCAAGGCTTCGGCGTGCACAGCTTTCGCATGATCAATGCCGAGGGCAAATCGCGCTTCGTGAAATTCCACTGGCGTCCCACTGCCGGGGTTTGTTCATTGGTGTGGGACGAAGCGCAAAAGCTCGCGGGTAAAGATACCGACTACCACCGTCGCGATCTGTGGGAAGCCATTGAGATGGGGGACTACCCCGAATGGGAACTGGGCGTGCAGGTTATCGAGGAGGAAAACGAACACGCTTTCGATTTCGACATCCTCGACCCCACCAAACTCATTCCTGAGGAACTCGTACCGATTACGCCGCTGGGCAAAATGGTGCTCAATCGCAACCCGGACAACTTCTTTGCCGAAACCGAACAGGTCGCGTTCTGCCCCGGGCATGTGGTGCCGGGCATCGATTTCTCTAACGACCCGTTGCTGCAAGGTCGGCTGTTTTCCTACACCGACACGCAAATCAGCCGACTCGGCGGACCGAATTTTCACGAGATCCCGATCAACCGGCCCATTGCTCCGTTCCATAGCGGTCAGCGGGATGCGTTGCATCGCACCGTCATCGACAAGGGCCGCGCGTCCTACGAGCCGAATTCGATCGATGGCGGCTGGCCGAAAGAAACCCCGCCCGCTGCACAGGATGGCGGCTTCGAGAGTTATGCGGAACGCATCGACGCCAACAAGATCCGCCAACGCAGCGAGTCGTTCAGCGACCATTTTTCCCAGGCACAGCTGTTTTTCCACAGCATGAGCAAGCACGAGCAGGAACACATCATTTCCGCCTACAGCTTCGAGTTGGGCAAGGTCGAACGTGAGTTCATCCGTGCAAGGCAGGTCAATGAAATCCTCGCCAATATCGATCTGGAACTGGCCAAGCGGGTGGCGCAAAACCTCGGGTTGCCAGCGCCGACGGCCGGGACGGTCGAAGTGCCGAAAATCTCCCTGGAGCGCTCGCCGGCCTTGAGCCAGGCCAATTTGCTGCCCGCGGATATCAAGACCCGCAAAGTGGCGATCCTGGCAGCCAATGGCGTGGATGGCGCAGCGATTGATGCGATGAAGAAAGCGCTGGAAGCCGAAGGTGCCCACGCCAAACTGCTGGGGCCGACCTCGGCGCCGGTGAAAACCGCCGACGGCAAGATGTTGCCCGTGGATGCGTCCATGGAAGGCTTGCCTTCAGTGGCATTCGATGCGGTGTTCGTGCCCGGTGGCGCGGCCTCAATCAAGGCACTGAGCACTGACGGCGTGGCGCTGCATTATTTGCTGGAGGCCTACAAACACTTGAAGGCGATAGCGCTGCATGGCGAGGCGAAGCAGTTGCTGGATGTGTTGAAGCTGGAGGCTGATGCGGGGTTGATCGTCGGGACGGATGCCAAGCTGTTCAAGGCGTTTTTTGCGGCGATCGGGCAGCATCGGGTTTGGGACAGGGAGGCGAAGGCCAAGGCTGTTCCGGCCTGA
- a CDS encoding methionine ABC transporter ATP-binding protein — translation MIEFQNVHKTYRVAGRDIPALHPTNLKIENGQVFGLIGHSGAGKSTLLRLINRLENSSGGKIIVDGEEVTALDANGLRRFRQQVGMIFQHFNLLASKTVADNVAMPLTLAGELSRSEIDQRVAELLARVGLSDHARKYPAQLSGGQKQRVGIARALATKPKILLCDEATSALDPQTTASVLQLLAEINRELKLTIVLITHEMDVIRRVCDQVGVMDAGVIVEQGPVADVFLHPKHVTTKRFVQEDEQIDESEQRDDFAHVPGRIVRLTFQGEATYAPLLGTVARETGVDYSILAGRIDRIKDIPYGQLTLAVTGGDMEAAFARFTAADVHMEVLR, via the coding sequence GTGATCGAGTTTCAAAACGTCCATAAAACCTACCGCGTCGCCGGTAGGGATATCCCCGCCCTGCACCCGACCAATCTTAAGATTGAGAACGGTCAGGTCTTTGGCCTGATCGGCCATTCCGGTGCGGGAAAAAGTACCCTGCTGCGTCTGATCAATCGCCTGGAGAACTCCAGCGGCGGCAAGATCATCGTCGACGGCGAAGAAGTCACCGCGCTCGACGCCAACGGTTTGCGCCGTTTCCGTCAGCAGGTCGGGATGATTTTCCAGCACTTCAACTTGCTGGCGTCCAAAACCGTGGCCGACAACGTCGCCATGCCGCTGACGCTGGCCGGTGAGCTGTCGCGCAGTGAAATCGATCAGCGCGTGGCCGAATTGCTGGCGCGGGTTGGCTTGTCCGATCACGCCAGGAAATACCCGGCGCAATTGTCCGGTGGCCAGAAGCAGCGTGTCGGAATTGCCCGCGCCCTGGCCACCAAGCCAAAAATCCTGCTGTGCGACGAAGCCACTAGCGCACTGGACCCGCAGACCACCGCGTCGGTCCTGCAATTGTTGGCCGAGATCAATCGCGAACTGAAACTGACCATCGTGCTGATCACCCATGAAATGGACGTGATCCGCCGGGTCTGCGATCAAGTCGGCGTGATGGACGCGGGCGTGATCGTCGAGCAAGGTCCGGTAGCAGATGTGTTCCTGCATCCGAAGCACGTAACCACCAAGCGCTTCGTGCAAGAAGACGAGCAGATAGACGAAAGCGAGCAACGCGACGACTTCGCTCACGTGCCGGGTCGCATCGTGCGTTTGACCTTCCAGGGCGAAGCGACCTACGCGCCGCTGCTGGGTACCGTCGCTCGCGAAACGGGTGTGGACTACAGCATCCTCGCCGGTCGTATCGATCGCATCAAAGACATTCCCTACGGGCAACTGACCCTGGCCGTGACCGGTGGTGACATGGAAGCGGCCTTCGCCCGCTTCACCGCAGCCGACGTCCACATGGAGGTGCTGCGTTAA
- a CDS encoding methionine ABC transporter permease, producing the protein MEALTSFFANIDWFEIWLATGDTLLMLGGSLLFTVLLGLPLGVLLFLCSPRQLLEAKGVYAMLSLVVNILRSLPFIILLIVMIPFTVLITGTSLGVAGAIPPLVVGATPFFARLVETALREVDRGIIEATQAMGATTRQIITNALLPEARPGIYAAITVTAITLVSYTAMAGVVGAGGLGDLAIRFGYQRFQTDVMVVTVVLLLILVQILQTVGDKLVVHFSRK; encoded by the coding sequence ATGGAAGCCCTGACAAGTTTTTTCGCCAATATCGACTGGTTCGAAATCTGGCTGGCCACGGGCGACACCCTGCTGATGCTCGGCGGTTCGCTGTTGTTCACCGTATTGCTGGGCCTACCGCTGGGCGTGTTGCTGTTCCTCTGCAGCCCGCGCCAATTGCTGGAAGCCAAAGGCGTCTACGCGATGTTGTCACTGGTGGTGAACATCCTGCGTTCGTTGCCGTTCATTATTCTGTTGATCGTGATGATTCCGTTCACGGTGTTGATCACCGGCACGTCGCTGGGCGTTGCTGGCGCGATCCCGCCGCTGGTGGTGGGTGCCACGCCGTTCTTCGCTCGACTGGTGGAAACCGCCCTGCGTGAAGTCGATCGGGGAATCATCGAAGCGACCCAGGCCATGGGCGCGACCACGCGGCAGATCATCACCAATGCCTTGTTGCCCGAAGCCCGTCCGGGCATCTACGCAGCGATTACGGTGACAGCCATTACGCTGGTGTCCTACACGGCGATGGCCGGTGTGGTCGGCGCGGGTGGCTTGGGTGACCTGGCCATCCGCTTCGGCTACCAACGCTTCCAGACCGACGTGATGGTGGTCACGGTGGTGTTGCTGCTGATACTGGTTCAAATACTGCAAACCGTCGGCGACAAACTGGTCGTCCACTTTTCCCGTAAGTAA
- a CDS encoding MetQ/NlpA family ABC transporter substrate-binding protein, which produces MKKLLVAFAAVAAFSAHAADTLTVAATPVPHAEILEFVKPALAKEGVDLKVKVFTDYIQPNVQVAEKRLDANFFQHQPYLDEFNKAKGTNLVSVAGVHLEPLGAYSSKYKTLDELPSTATVVIPNDATNGGRALLLLAKAGVIKLADANNILSTVKDITENPKNLKFRELEAATIPRVLTQVDLALINTNYALEAKLDPAKDALVIEGSDSPYVNILVARPDDKDSEAMKKLVAALHSLEVKAFILEKYKGAVVPAF; this is translated from the coding sequence ATGAAGAAACTACTCGTCGCGTTCGCTGCCGTTGCAGCCTTTTCCGCCCACGCTGCCGACACCCTGACTGTCGCGGCGACCCCGGTTCCGCACGCGGAAATCCTCGAATTCGTTAAGCCGGCGCTGGCCAAAGAAGGCGTCGACCTGAAGGTCAAAGTCTTCACCGACTATATCCAGCCGAACGTGCAAGTCGCGGAAAAACGCCTGGACGCCAACTTCTTCCAGCACCAGCCGTACCTCGATGAGTTCAACAAGGCCAAAGGCACCAACCTGGTTTCCGTGGCTGGCGTGCATCTGGAACCGCTGGGCGCTTACTCCAGCAAATACAAAACCCTGGATGAGCTGCCAAGCACCGCCACCGTGGTTATCCCGAACGACGCCACCAACGGCGGCCGTGCGCTGTTGCTGCTGGCCAAGGCTGGCGTGATCAAGTTGGCGGATGCCAACAACATCCTGTCGACCGTCAAGGACATCACCGAGAACCCGAAAAACCTGAAGTTCCGTGAGCTGGAAGCCGCGACCATCCCGCGCGTGCTGACCCAGGTCGACCTGGCGCTGATCAACACCAACTACGCGCTGGAAGCCAAGCTCGATCCGGCCAAGGATGCTCTGGTCATCGAAGGCAGCGATTCGCCTTACGTGAACATTCTGGTGGCGCGTCCTGATGACAAGGACAGCGAAGCGATGAAGAAACTGGTTGCCGCGCTGCACAGCCTGGAAGTGAAAGCCTTCATTCTCGAGAAGTACAAAGGCGCGGTCGTGCCGGCGTTCTGA
- a CDS encoding ISL3 family transposase, producing the protein MRDINTFLPFWEGFSVVTIKPDGDALQIDLIPHATRFPSCGGCLKPCSTTHEYCERVVRDLPILGRAVRLNVLLRRVGCRDCGKRMEAVSWLDRYARMTRRLAEAVIQACERLPTLHVAQMFGLHWDTVRLLERRALQTMLNALPKAQPRRLVMDEFALFKGHRYASVVLDADTRRVLWIGEGRSRAAVRPFFEELGAEGCARIEAVAMDMNTAFDLEVRQHCPKARVVYDLFHVVAKYGREVIDRVRVDEANRLRHDRPARKIIKQSRWLLLRNPQNLKTPEQQVHLQELLAANQSLMTVYLMKAELKTLWTPSTAWDWRSAWKQWLRHAHESEIPALIQFAKRLKIYWRGIVSRVRWPMHTGQLEGINNRIKVIKRMAYGYRDSEFFFMKIKSVFPGNP; encoded by the coding sequence ATGCGCGATATTAATACTTTCCTTCCTTTTTGGGAGGGCTTTTCTGTCGTCACGATCAAGCCTGATGGCGACGCACTACAAATCGATCTGATCCCCCATGCCACCCGATTCCCTTCCTGCGGCGGCTGCCTAAAACCCTGTTCAACTACGCATGAGTATTGCGAGCGCGTCGTTCGTGATTTACCCATCCTTGGCCGGGCCGTGCGCCTCAACGTTTTGCTCAGGCGGGTTGGCTGTCGTGACTGTGGCAAACGCATGGAGGCCGTCAGTTGGCTGGATCGCTATGCTCGCATGACGCGCCGCTTGGCCGAGGCGGTCATTCAGGCCTGCGAACGCCTTCCAACCCTGCACGTGGCTCAGATGTTCGGCCTACATTGGGACACTGTTAGGTTGCTGGAGCGTCGAGCCTTGCAAACGATGTTGAACGCTCTGCCTAAGGCGCAACCGCGACGTTTGGTGATGGATGAGTTTGCGTTGTTCAAAGGACATCGTTACGCCAGCGTGGTGCTGGACGCCGATACCCGACGCGTGCTGTGGATTGGTGAAGGCCGCAGCCGTGCGGCGGTCAGGCCATTCTTCGAAGAGCTGGGGGCCGAGGGTTGCGCCCGAATCGAAGCGGTCGCGATGGACATGAACACCGCTTTTGACCTGGAGGTTCGCCAGCACTGTCCAAAAGCGCGAGTGGTCTATGACCTCTTCCATGTCGTGGCCAAGTATGGCCGAGAAGTGATCGATCGGGTTCGCGTCGATGAAGCCAATCGGCTGCGTCATGACAGGCCGGCTCGCAAGATCATCAAGCAATCGCGATGGCTGTTGCTGCGCAATCCGCAGAACCTGAAAACGCCGGAGCAACAGGTCCATTTACAGGAACTGTTGGCGGCCAACCAATCGCTGATGACGGTCTATTTGATGAAGGCTGAACTCAAAACGCTCTGGACGCCGAGCACCGCCTGGGACTGGAGATCAGCCTGGAAACAATGGCTGCGCCACGCACATGAAAGCGAAATACCTGCTTTGATCCAGTTCGCTAAACGGCTAAAGATTTACTGGCGGGGCATCGTGAGCCGGGTTCGCTGGCCGATGCATACGGGCCAACTGGAAGGAATAAACAATCGAATAAAGGTCATCAAGCGGATGGCGTACGGTTACCGGGATAGCGAATTCTTTTTCATGAAGATCAAGAGCGTCTTTCCCGGTAATCCGTGA
- the aspA gene encoding aspartate ammonia-lyase, translating into MSSAASFRTEKDLLGVLEVPAQAYYGIQTLRAVNNFRLSGVPISHYPKLVVGLAMVKQAAADANRELGHLSEAKHAAISEACARLIRGDFHEEFVVDMIQGGAGTSTNMNANEVIANIALEAMGHQKGEYQYLHPNNDVNMAQSTNDAYPTAIRLGLLLGHDALLASLDSLIQSFAAKGEEFSHVLKMGRTQLQDAVPMTLGQEFRAFATTLGEDLARLKTLAPELLTEVNLGGTAIGTGINADPRYQHLAVQRLATISGHPLVPAADLIEATSDMGAFVLFSGMLKRTAVKLSKICNDLRLLSSGPRTGINEINLPARQPGSSIMPGKVNPVIPEAVNQVAFQIIGNDLALTIAAEGGQLQLNVMEPLIAFKIFDSIRLLQRAMDMLREHCITGITANEERCRELVEHSIGLVTALNPYIGYENATRIARIALESGRGVLELVREEGLLDDAMLADILRPENMIAPRLVPLKA; encoded by the coding sequence ATGTCCTCCGCTGCATCATTCCGCACAGAAAAAGACCTGCTTGGCGTACTCGAAGTACCGGCTCAAGCGTATTACGGCATCCAGACCCTGCGAGCGGTGAACAACTTCCGTCTCTCCGGCGTTCCGATTTCGCATTACCCGAAACTGGTAGTCGGCCTGGCGATGGTTAAACAAGCCGCCGCTGACGCCAACCGCGAGCTGGGTCACCTGAGCGAAGCCAAGCACGCTGCCATCAGCGAAGCCTGTGCACGACTGATCCGCGGCGACTTCCACGAAGAGTTCGTGGTGGACATGATTCAAGGTGGCGCTGGTACATCCACCAACATGAACGCCAACGAAGTGATCGCCAACATTGCTCTTGAAGCGATGGGTCACCAGAAAGGCGAATACCAGTACCTGCACCCGAACAACGACGTGAACATGGCGCAGTCGACCAACGACGCTTACCCGACGGCGATCCGCCTGGGTCTGCTGCTGGGTCACGACGCGCTGCTGGCCAGCCTCGACAGCCTGATCCAGTCGTTCGCTGCCAAAGGTGAAGAATTCAGCCACGTCCTGAAGATGGGCCGTACCCAACTGCAAGACGCCGTGCCGATGACCCTCGGCCAGGAATTCCGTGCTTTCGCCACTACCCTGGGCGAAGACCTGGCGCGCCTGAAGACTCTGGCTCCTGAGCTGCTGACTGAAGTGAACCTGGGCGGCACCGCGATCGGTACCGGCATCAACGCCGACCCGCGTTACCAGCACCTGGCCGTTCAGCGCCTGGCGACCATCAGCGGTCACCCGCTGGTACCGGCAGCCGACTTGATCGAAGCCACGTCCGACATGGGCGCCTTCGTGCTGTTCTCCGGCATGCTCAAGCGCACCGCGGTCAAGCTGTCGAAGATCTGCAACGACCTGCGTCTGCTGTCCAGCGGCCCACGCACCGGCATCAACGAAATCAATCTGCCGGCACGTCAGCCAGGCAGCTCGATCATGCCTGGCAAGGTCAACCCGGTTATCCCGGAAGCCGTAAACCAGGTGGCGTTCCAGATCATCGGCAACGACCTGGCCCTGACCATCGCGGCCGAAGGCGGCCAACTGCAACTGAACGTGATGGAGCCGCTGATCGCTTTCAAGATCTTCGACTCGATCCGTCTGCTGCAACGCGCCATGGACATGCTGCGCGAGCACTGCATCACCGGTATCACCGCCAACGAAGAACGTTGCCGTGAACTGGTCGAACACTCGATCGGCCTGGTTACCGCGCTGAACCCGTACATCGGCTACGAAAACGCCACCCGCATCGCCCGCATCGCGCTCGAAAGCGGCCGCGGCGTGCTGGAACTGGTGCGCGAAGAAGGCTTGCTCGACGACGCCATGCTCGCCGACATCCTGCGCCCGGAAAACATGATTGCTCCGCGTCTGGTTCCGCTGAAAGCCTGA
- a CDS encoding LysR substrate-binding domain-containing protein: MNLESKWLEDFSALAATRSFSQAAERRFVTQPAFSRRIRSLEAALGLTLVNRSRTPVELTAAGQLFLVTARTVVEQLGEVLRHLHHLEGGQGEVMQVAAAHSLALGFFPRWIAQLRNEGLNIATRLVATNVGDAVHALREGGCDLMLAFYDPDAAMQMDPEIFPSLHLGHTEMLPVCAADADGKPLFDLEGEASVPLLAYSAGAFLGRSVNGLLRQRALRFTTVYETAMADSLKSMALEGLGIAWVPQLSVRAELARGELVVCGGPQWHVPLEIRLYRCALVRKANVRLLWRKLEGGAAQGTTGS; the protein is encoded by the coding sequence ATGAATCTGGAAAGCAAATGGCTGGAGGACTTTAGTGCCCTGGCCGCCACCCGCAGCTTCTCCCAGGCAGCGGAAAGACGCTTCGTAACGCAGCCGGCGTTCAGCCGGCGAATCCGCAGCCTCGAAGCGGCGTTGGGACTGACGCTGGTCAATCGCTCGCGCACGCCAGTCGAACTGACGGCGGCGGGGCAATTGTTTCTGGTGACCGCGCGCACCGTGGTCGAACAGCTCGGTGAAGTGCTGCGCCATCTGCATCATCTGGAGGGCGGGCAGGGCGAAGTGATGCAGGTCGCGGCTGCTCACTCGCTGGCGCTGGGTTTTTTCCCACGCTGGATCGCGCAGTTGCGCAACGAAGGCTTGAACATTGCCACGCGGCTGGTGGCGACCAACGTCGGCGACGCGGTGCATGCGCTTCGTGAAGGCGGCTGCGATTTGATGCTCGCGTTCTATGACCCGGATGCGGCGATGCAGATGGACCCGGAAATTTTCCCTTCGCTGCACTTGGGGCACACCGAAATGTTGCCGGTGTGTGCGGCGGACGCCGACGGCAAGCCGTTGTTCGATCTAGAGGGCGAGGCCAGCGTGCCGCTGCTGGCCTACAGCGCCGGCGCGTTTCTCGGGCGCTCGGTGAACGGCTTGCTGCGCCAGCGGGCGTTGCGGTTTACCACGGTGTACGAAACGGCCATGGCCGACAGCCTGAAAAGCATGGCGCTGGAAGGGTTGGGAATTGCCTGGGTGCCTCAGCTGAGCGTTCGTGCCGAACTGGCTCGCGGCGAGTTGGTAGTGTGCGGCGGGCCGCAATGGCATGTGCCGCTGGAGATTCGTTTGTATCGCTGTGCCTTGGTGCGCAAAGCGAATGTGCGCCTGTTGTGGCGCAAGCTCGAAGGCGGCGCCGCCCAGGGCACAACCGGTTCTTGA
- the purE gene encoding 5-(carboxyamino)imidazole ribonucleotide mutase: protein MSALVGVIMGSKSDWSTLSHTADMLEKLGIPYEVKVVSAHRTPDLLFQYAEEAEARGIEVIIAGAGGAAHLPGMCAAKTHLPVLGVPVQSAMLSGVDSLLSIVQMPAGIPVATLAIGKAGAINAALLSASILGAKHPQFHEVLKTFRAEQTDSVLENPDPRIA from the coding sequence ATGAGTGCATTGGTTGGCGTGATCATGGGCTCCAAGTCCGATTGGTCCACCCTTAGCCACACCGCCGATATGCTGGAAAAGCTCGGCATCCCTTACGAGGTGAAAGTGGTTTCTGCCCACCGCACCCCGGACCTGCTGTTCCAGTATGCTGAAGAAGCGGAAGCGCGTGGCATCGAGGTGATCATCGCCGGTGCCGGCGGCGCAGCCCACTTGCCCGGCATGTGTGCGGCCAAGACTCACCTGCCGGTGCTGGGCGTGCCGGTGCAATCGGCAATGCTCTCGGGCGTCGATTCGCTGCTCTCCATCGTTCAGATGCCGGCGGGCATCCCGGTTGCCACCCTGGCCATCGGCAAGGCCGGCGCGATCAACGCCGCGCTGCTGTCGGCGAGTATCCTGGGCGCCAAGCACCCACAGTTCCACGAAGTGCTGAAAACCTTCCGTGCTGAGCAGACAGACAGCGTCCTGGAAAATCCAGACCCACGCATCGCCTGA